A single genomic interval of Adhaeribacter pallidiroseus harbors:
- a CDS encoding MFS transporter — MNENINKNALFYGSCFALITTGLSYSIRAGILTQLRSDFNLNDVQLGLINSMWFFGFPISMVIGGLVYHSLGPKNIMRIAFVAHTLGVLLTVFATGYVSLLISMLCIGLGTGCTEAACNPMIADMYSGVTMNKMLNRFHMWFPGGIIMGSLISKFMSEAGLGWQAQMGVIMVPAVAYFILFLGKTFPKPQVEVATSLGQNIKAMLSPLYIFLIVCMALTAITEFGPGQWVGIILGSSGADPMLILALTAGLVTVGRFFAGPVVATLGQTGVLLASAVFAAIGIYMFSTVTGSMAYVAAVIYALGYCYFWPVMVGAVAQRVPLSSALGMSIIGAVGMFSSGIFQPIIGGWIEGSNAAYTAQGLSGSALELATGQATLQKMLTFPVILIVLFTILFFWQRNSKKTKEMQMAGHY; from the coding sequence ATGAACGAGAACATTAATAAAAACGCTCTGTTTTACGGGAGTTGCTTTGCCCTTATTACTACTGGTTTATCTTATTCCATCAGGGCCGGTATTTTAACCCAGCTTCGTAGCGATTTTAATCTGAACGACGTACAACTAGGACTTATCAATTCCATGTGGTTTTTTGGTTTTCCTATTTCCATGGTAATAGGGGGCTTAGTCTATCATTCACTGGGGCCCAAAAACATTATGCGGATCGCTTTTGTAGCGCATACCCTGGGAGTATTGCTCACTGTTTTTGCTACCGGATACGTGAGTTTACTTATCTCAATGTTGTGTATCGGTTTGGGCACGGGCTGTACCGAAGCCGCTTGTAACCCCATGATTGCGGATATGTATTCCGGGGTAACCATGAACAAAATGCTGAATAGATTTCACATGTGGTTCCCGGGCGGTATTATTATGGGTTCACTCATTTCCAAGTTCATGTCGGAAGCCGGTTTAGGTTGGCAGGCCCAAATGGGCGTAATTATGGTTCCGGCAGTTGCTTACTTTATTTTGTTTTTAGGAAAAACTTTCCCGAAACCACAAGTAGAAGTGGCTACCTCGCTGGGCCAAAATATAAAGGCGATGCTCAGCCCTTTGTATATCTTCCTGATTGTATGTATGGCTTTAACCGCTATTACCGAATTTGGTCCGGGCCAATGGGTAGGCATTATTCTGGGCAGTAGCGGCGCCGACCCAATGTTGATTTTAGCGTTAACCGCCGGCTTAGTAACAGTAGGAAGATTTTTCGCCGGTCCGGTGGTGGCAACATTGGGGCAAACAGGAGTTTTGCTGGCCAGCGCCGTTTTTGCCGCTATTGGTATTTACATGTTTAGTACCGTAACGGGTTCTATGGCGTATGTGGCCGCTGTTATTTATGCTTTAGGTTATTGTTATTTCTGGCCGGTAATGGTGGGTGCTGTAGCCCAAAGAGTACCTTTAAGTAGCGCCCTGGGTATGTCCATTATTGGGGCCGTAGGTATGTTTTCATCGGGTATTTTTCAGCCCATTATTGGCGGCTGGATTGAGGGCTCCAATGCGGCATATACAGCTCAGGGGCTTTCTGGTAGTGCCTTGGAATTAGCTACCGGGCAGGCTACTTTGCAAAAAATGTTAACTTTCCCGGTAATTTTAATTGTGTTGTTTACCATTTTGTTTTTCTGGCAAAGAAATTCTAAAAAAACGAAAGAAATGCAAATGGCTGGCCACTACTAA
- a CDS encoding glycoside hydrolase family 5 protein gives MKKSRLFLNIFYTTYRYLLIGGLLLAGSCQNKEPEVSSTPTPVTPAPPTNVNTITNAVAQFGQLRVQGNRIVDKNNNPVQLRGMSLFWSQWIGKYYTPEAIKWLKDDWRCTVVRAAMAVDYEGYLKNPAVEKQKVITVVDAAIAQGLYVIIDWHDHEAEKHTEQAKAFFAEMAQRYGDKSNVIYEIFNEPLNVSWSGVIKPYSEAVISAIRQHDPDNLIICGTRNWSQQVEEAAEDPIKQPNVAYTLHFYAATHKKCLRDAAARALNKGIALIVTEFGTCEASGNGVLDQAETKAWWKFLDDNKISWCNWSLADKEETSAALKPGAKPTGGWLNSEISASGLFVREELQAKNPK, from the coding sequence ATGAAGAAAAGCCGGTTATTTTTAAATATTTTTTACACAACCTACCGGTATTTACTAATAGGTGGGCTTCTTCTCGCTGGTAGCTGCCAAAACAAAGAACCAGAAGTAAGTTCTACGCCAACTCCTGTAACACCAGCCCCACCCACTAATGTAAATACCATTACCAATGCGGTGGCGCAATTCGGGCAGTTGCGGGTGCAGGGTAACCGCATAGTCGATAAAAATAATAACCCGGTGCAGTTGCGGGGCATGTCTTTATTCTGGAGCCAGTGGATTGGGAAATACTACACCCCCGAAGCCATAAAATGGTTAAAAGATGATTGGCGTTGCACGGTGGTGCGGGCCGCTATGGCTGTGGATTACGAAGGATATTTAAAAAATCCGGCAGTAGAAAAGCAAAAAGTAATAACGGTAGTAGATGCCGCCATAGCCCAAGGTTTGTACGTAATTATCGATTGGCACGACCATGAAGCCGAAAAGCATACCGAACAAGCCAAAGCTTTTTTTGCCGAGATGGCCCAGCGCTACGGCGATAAATCCAACGTGATTTATGAGATTTTTAATGAACCTTTAAACGTATCGTGGTCGGGTGTTATAAAGCCTTATAGTGAAGCGGTTATTAGTGCTATCCGGCAGCACGACCCGGATAATCTCATTATTTGTGGTACCCGTAATTGGTCGCAGCAAGTGGAAGAAGCTGCCGAAGATCCTATCAAACAACCGAATGTAGCGTATACCTTGCACTTTTACGCGGCTACGCACAAAAAATGCCTTCGCGATGCCGCTGCCCGCGCTTTAAACAAAGGCATTGCCCTCATAGTAACCGAGTTTGGTACTTGCGAAGCCTCCGGCAACGGCGTGCTTGACCAAGCCGAGACCAAAGCCTGGTGGAAATTTTTAGATGATAACAAAATCTCGTGGTGTAACTGGTCTCTGGCCGATAAAGAAGAAACTTCGGCGGCTTTAAAGCCCGGAGCTAAACCAACCGGAGGCTGGTTAAATTCTGAAATAAGTGCTTCGGGCTTGTTTGTCCGGGAAGAATTACAGGCGAAAAATCCAAAATAA
- a CDS encoding transmembrane 220 family protein — MTVAFLYATVVQYNDPDPYYWMPIYLVPAAISLLIYFGRGTNALKGILLVLALVYFAGSFFMWPAHWEGVALQHGMKTINIEEGRESLGLAIAGFTLVIYFLSLSRTKRIIT, encoded by the coding sequence ATGACGGTTGCCTTTTTATACGCTACCGTTGTGCAATACAACGATCCGGACCCTTACTACTGGATGCCCATTTACCTGGTACCGGCTGCCATATCGCTGCTGATTTACTTTGGGCGAGGAACTAATGCTTTAAAAGGTATTTTATTGGTTTTAGCCTTAGTTTACTTTGCCGGATCTTTTTTTATGTGGCCCGCGCACTGGGAAGGAGTAGCCTTGCAGCACGGCATGAAAACCATAAACATTGAAGAAGGCCGCGAGTCCTTAGGTTTAGCCATTGCTGGTTTTACCCTGGTTATTTACTTTTTGTCGTTGAGCCGAACTAAACGCATTATAACTTAA
- a CDS encoding transporter has translation MKYTLLVTSLFCLISQAAVAQSSTEPPELDSDRPNFTQAATVIPQRTLQLETGLGYEKEKSDNEQTRNYLYPTTLIRVGILKKAELRINFDFEQENQTLTSKPGATISEAKERGFDNVQIGTKIALVEAKGVIPDIGVLASLSLPVGLKEYRPPHAAPSIQMLFNSHFSDKVELQYNFGYRKHKEETDYLVQLLYSASAIVHLTENLQGFAEFQAFKTHQQAAENSIAGGFMFKLVPNLQFDILGGVGVSEKAPDYYTAAGVTWRVPH, from the coding sequence ATGAAATATACGTTACTCGTAACAAGTCTATTTTGTCTTATATCTCAGGCGGCAGTCGCTCAATCCAGCACCGAACCACCGGAACTAGATTCAGATCGGCCTAATTTTACGCAAGCAGCCACCGTTATTCCGCAACGCACCTTACAGCTAGAAACCGGCTTAGGTTATGAAAAAGAGAAATCAGATAACGAACAAACCAGAAATTATTTGTACCCTACTACCCTGATTCGGGTAGGAATTTTAAAAAAAGCAGAGCTTCGGATTAATTTTGATTTTGAACAGGAAAACCAAACTCTAACTTCGAAACCAGGAGCCACCATCTCGGAAGCTAAAGAACGGGGTTTTGATAATGTGCAAATAGGTACCAAAATAGCTTTGGTAGAAGCCAAAGGAGTTATTCCGGATATTGGTGTTTTAGCTTCTTTATCATTGCCCGTTGGCCTAAAAGAATATCGACCGCCCCATGCTGCACCTTCCATTCAAATGCTGTTTAATTCGCACTTTTCGGACAAGGTAGAGTTACAATACAACTTTGGTTATCGCAAACACAAAGAAGAAACAGATTATTTAGTGCAATTGCTCTACAGTGCGTCGGCTATTGTGCATCTAACCGAAAATCTGCAAGGTTTCGCCGAATTTCAAGCATTTAAAACGCACCAGCAAGCCGCCGAAAATAGTATAGCAGGTGGGTTCATGTTTAAACTAGTGCCAAATTTACAATTTGATATTTTGGGAGGAGTAGGCGTTTCGGAAAAAGCACCGGATTATTATACCGCTGCCGGTGTTACCTGGCGGGTACCGCATTAA
- a CDS encoding sulfatase family protein, with protein MKIKLTSFLLFFLTSLLSWGQTPPKPNIILIYTDDLGYGDLSSYGATKIKTPNIDRIAREGLRFTNAHATSATCTPSRYSLLTGEYAWRKPGTGIAAGNASLIIDPQQLTLPDVLQKANYKTAVVGKWHLGLGPESGPDWNGEIKPGPLELGFNYAYILPATADRVPCVYVENHRIVNLNPKDPIQVSYTDPIGKEPTGKDNPELLKLKPSHGHNQAIVNGVSRIGYMAGGKAAQWIDEDMADVLTKKAVGFITENKAAPFFLYFATHDIHVPRVPHSRFVGKSGLGLRGDALLQLDWSTGEILKILDELNLTQNTLVIFTSDNGPVLDDGYVDEAVEKLNNHQPAGPLRGGKYSAFEAGTRVPLLVRWPGQVQPGVSEALVSQVDFLKSFAALVGQPVTEEQAPDSFNQLDALLGKNKLGRKYLIEQSLNNTLCLIQGNWKYIEPSDGPKINKNTQTELGNDPTPQLYNLQPDIGEKKNLAATNPAKLKELATLLNLIKRKTELLILSYKLKKYKI; from the coding sequence ATGAAAATTAAACTAACTTCTTTCCTGCTGTTTTTTCTCACTTCGCTTCTAAGCTGGGGGCAGACGCCACCAAAACCAAACATTATCTTAATTTATACCGACGACTTAGGCTACGGCGACCTGAGCAGTTACGGCGCTACCAAAATAAAAACCCCTAACATCGACCGGATTGCCCGGGAAGGTTTGCGCTTTACTAATGCCCACGCTACTTCGGCAACCTGCACCCCATCCCGGTATTCCCTGCTTACCGGCGAGTACGCCTGGCGTAAACCCGGCACGGGCATAGCCGCCGGTAATGCGTCTTTAATCATCGATCCCCAGCAACTCACTCTGCCCGATGTCCTGCAAAAAGCTAATTATAAAACCGCCGTAGTGGGCAAATGGCATTTAGGATTAGGGCCGGAATCCGGCCCCGATTGGAACGGCGAAATTAAACCGGGTCCTTTGGAACTAGGCTTTAATTATGCCTATATTTTACCCGCCACCGCCGACCGGGTACCCTGTGTTTACGTCGAGAATCACCGGATTGTAAACCTCAATCCCAAAGATCCCATTCAGGTAAGTTATACAGATCCGATCGGGAAAGAGCCTACGGGAAAAGATAATCCGGAGCTGCTGAAATTGAAGCCATCGCACGGCCACAACCAAGCCATTGTAAACGGCGTGAGCCGCATCGGTTACATGGCCGGCGGAAAGGCGGCCCAGTGGATAGATGAAGATATGGCGGATGTTTTAACCAAAAAAGCAGTCGGTTTTATCACTGAAAATAAAGCAGCGCCATTCTTCCTGTATTTTGCTACCCACGATATTCATGTACCCCGCGTACCGCATTCCCGTTTTGTGGGTAAAAGCGGCTTAGGTTTAAGAGGCGACGCGCTGCTGCAACTAGATTGGAGTACCGGCGAAATATTGAAGATTTTGGATGAACTTAACTTAACCCAGAACACCTTGGTTATTTTTACCAGCGACAACGGCCCGGTGCTGGACGATGGGTACGTAGATGAGGCAGTAGAAAAGCTGAATAACCACCAACCTGCCGGCCCGTTGCGGGGCGGTAAATACAGCGCTTTCGAAGCCGGTACCCGGGTACCATTACTGGTCCGGTGGCCCGGTCAGGTACAGCCTGGGGTTTCCGAAGCCTTGGTAAGTCAAGTCGATTTTTTAAAAAGTTTTGCCGCGCTGGTTGGCCAACCCGTTACGGAGGAGCAGGCACCCGATAGTTTTAACCAGTTAGATGCTTTATTAGGCAAAAATAAACTAGGCCGGAAATACTTGATCGAACAATCGCTAAATAACACTTTATGCCTGATCCAAGGAAACTGGAAATACATTGAACCGTCCGATGGCCCGAAGATTAACAAGAATACGCAAACAGAATTAGGGAATGATCCTACTCCGCAACTCTATAATTTACAACCGGATATTGGTGAAAAGAAAAACCTGGCAGCTACTAACCCGGCAAAATTGAAAGAATTAGCTACTTTACTAAACTTAATAAAGAGAAAAACAGAATTGTTGATTCTAAGTTATAAATTAAAAAAATACAAAATATAA
- a CDS encoding arylsulfatase has translation MLHFTKIKFFKNLWVGACLLAVIPLKARQQQQPNAAKPNVIYILADDLGYGELGCYGQQKIKTPHLDKLAQEGTRFTQHYTGTPVCAPARYNLLTGHHAGKSYIRGNYGLPGYEENKNENGQFPIPENTPTIATLFKKAGYATAAIGKWGLGNYNSTGDPLKHGFDLFYGYYDQRHAHNYYTTHLWKNGQPNKLNNPVINVHPELNKEAALSPEAVAAYQGKEYAIDKMTTTAVEFIQDNKNKPFFLYLPLTLPHAALQVPSADVPFYANLFQEKPQVNWQGGYVPTLYPLATYAAMISYLDKQVGIMEEQLKQLGLEQNTIVMFSSDNGPASSVGVDNTFFNSAGSLRGRKQDVYEGGIREPFLAKWPGKIPAGKVTDHVSATYDMLATFADLLNLKAPENDGISLLPTLLGNSKTQKQHEFLYWEYPEKGGNWRCE, from the coding sequence ATGCTTCATTTCACTAAAATAAAATTTTTTAAAAATTTATGGGTAGGAGCTTGTTTGCTGGCCGTTATTCCTCTAAAAGCCCGGCAACAGCAACAGCCAAACGCAGCTAAGCCCAATGTGATCTATATTTTAGCCGATGATTTAGGGTATGGCGAGTTGGGTTGCTACGGCCAGCAAAAAATTAAAACGCCGCATTTAGATAAATTAGCCCAGGAAGGAACCCGCTTTACGCAACATTATACCGGTACGCCGGTATGTGCCCCGGCTCGCTACAACTTATTAACCGGGCATCATGCGGGCAAGTCTTATATCCGGGGCAATTACGGTTTGCCGGGCTACGAAGAAAATAAAAACGAGAATGGTCAGTTCCCTATTCCGGAAAATACGCCTACCATAGCCACCTTATTTAAAAAAGCCGGCTACGCCACAGCGGCTATTGGTAAATGGGGCTTGGGAAATTACAATAGCACCGGTGACCCGCTAAAGCACGGCTTCGATTTGTTTTACGGTTACTATGACCAGCGCCATGCGCATAATTACTACACCACGCACCTCTGGAAAAACGGCCAACCAAATAAACTAAACAATCCGGTAATAAATGTACACCCGGAATTAAACAAAGAAGCCGCCTTAAGCCCGGAAGCAGTAGCAGCCTACCAGGGAAAAGAATACGCCATTGATAAAATGACCACCACCGCGGTCGAGTTTATTCAGGATAATAAAAATAAGCCATTCTTTTTGTATTTGCCCTTAACTTTACCCCACGCCGCTTTGCAGGTTCCCAGCGCCGATGTGCCTTTCTACGCCAACTTGTTTCAGGAAAAGCCGCAGGTTAACTGGCAAGGCGGTTATGTGCCAACGCTTTATCCTTTGGCCACGTACGCCGCCATGATTTCTTACCTGGATAAACAGGTTGGCATAATGGAAGAACAGTTAAAACAACTAGGATTGGAGCAGAATACCATCGTCATGTTTTCGAGCGATAATGGTCCGGCTTCGTCGGTGGGAGTAGATAATACTTTCTTTAACAGTGCCGGATCGTTAAGAGGCCGGAAGCAGGATGTATACGAAGGCGGCATCCGGGAGCCATTCCTGGCCAAATGGCCGGGGAAAATTCCGGCAGGAAAAGTAACCGACCATGTTTCGGCTACCTACGATATGCTGGCCACTTTCGCGGATTTACTAAATTTAAAAGCACCCGAAAATGACGGCATTTCGTTATTGCCTACTTTATTAGGTAACTCCAAAACCCAGAAGCAACACGAATTTTTATACTGGGAATACCCGGAAAAAGGGGGCAATTGGCGGTGCGAATAG
- a CDS encoding alkaline phosphatase D family protein has protein sequence MNRRKLLKAITLGAFAPNIVLEAKTKAAQNNLSQLSSPEPEMEAGKSELISKPYRSDWQNMPDRIWTGEELWAQRLQDWGIQKGELACLLSGPNRTVHLLTHQLIEKQAAFTTNVNLKILNTAHPKKGHFVGFKVGIKGNFPDYRSAIITGKGLNVGVNTDGSLFIGQAVSTGVVSLPNLQEGIFLKLTATPAGNQFILELTASGNNGKKQLVTIKNENIPADSLVGNIALISHFELETPVDTPSASFNNWQVTGDKLAYAPQQVYGPIYFAQYTVNHNILKLSAQLAPVNLTSQKKASLEVKRDDNWEKIAEVIIHPKARVAAFRVENWQTQRAVPYRVRYDLSSRNGKAMPCYYEGTIAAEPTQKDQVKALTFSCNGDLGFPDTDIVENAQKHQADLILFLGDQFYERNGDFGIQTAPLDKAILDYLRKWVQFGWSYRELFRHIPSACLPDDHDMYHGNIWGSGGRAAINAATKNDRQDSGGYQMPPEWVNLAQLCQTSHMPDPFDATPVLQNISVYYTHWQYGGISFGIIEDRKFKSAPKEILPAMANVRNGYAQNQTFDIQQFKEPATVQLLGDRQLAFLKSWTQDWSKNTQFKVLVSATPFMCLQTLPKGTLNDSVTGKLEIPEPGQYIAGDFPTRDMDTDGWPHNRRDEVVKLLRQSYTFHIAGDQHLPSVVQYGEDNHGDSGFVFAAPALGNIFPRRWWPPVSADHQHLPGQPAYTGNFTDGFNNKITVHAVANPHKTNKEPAIVYDRVTGYGVVTFNKQNRDIVVECWPRFVDPLQNPKGQYLGWPVTIQQQQNYNRKETGFLPLLKIEGLTNPVLEIIHEKTNTPEYTIRLNTSTFKPKVFGEGPYTIVVSDPDLQKKKVLKGIVVKNTQEPIVITV, from the coding sequence ATGAACCGCAGGAAATTATTAAAAGCCATTACCCTGGGGGCTTTTGCGCCCAATATCGTGCTGGAGGCAAAAACCAAGGCAGCGCAAAACAATCTATCTCAATTAAGTTCTCCTGAACCGGAAATGGAGGCCGGTAAATCTGAATTAATAAGTAAACCTTACCGGAGTGACTGGCAGAACATGCCCGATAGGATTTGGACTGGCGAAGAACTATGGGCCCAGCGACTACAGGATTGGGGTATTCAAAAGGGGGAACTAGCTTGCCTGCTCAGCGGACCTAACCGCACCGTGCATTTGCTCACCCACCAATTAATCGAGAAACAAGCCGCTTTTACAACCAATGTAAATTTAAAGATTCTAAATACCGCCCATCCAAAAAAAGGCCATTTTGTTGGTTTTAAAGTAGGCATAAAAGGCAATTTTCCCGATTACCGTTCGGCCATTATAACCGGCAAAGGTTTAAACGTGGGCGTAAATACCGATGGTTCTTTATTTATTGGTCAGGCAGTATCCACCGGGGTAGTTTCTTTACCAAACCTGCAGGAAGGCATATTTTTAAAATTAACCGCTACTCCGGCGGGGAATCAGTTCATCCTGGAATTAACGGCTTCCGGAAACAATGGGAAGAAGCAACTGGTGACCATAAAAAACGAAAATATTCCGGCGGATAGTTTGGTGGGCAACATTGCCTTAATCAGCCATTTTGAACTGGAAACCCCGGTAGATACCCCTTCCGCTTCTTTTAATAACTGGCAGGTAACCGGCGACAAATTAGCTTATGCCCCGCAGCAGGTTTATGGCCCAATTTACTTTGCGCAATATACCGTTAACCATAATATTTTAAAATTGAGCGCTCAGTTGGCACCGGTAAATTTAACTTCTCAAAAGAAAGCTTCACTGGAGGTAAAAAGGGATGATAATTGGGAGAAAATTGCCGAGGTAATCATTCATCCCAAGGCCCGGGTAGCGGCCTTCCGGGTGGAAAACTGGCAAACGCAAAGAGCGGTACCTTACCGGGTCCGGTACGACCTCAGCTCCCGCAACGGTAAAGCAATGCCTTGTTATTACGAAGGCACCATTGCTGCCGAACCTACCCAAAAAGACCAGGTAAAGGCCTTAACTTTTAGTTGCAACGGGGATTTAGGATTCCCCGATACTGATATTGTTGAAAATGCCCAAAAGCACCAGGCCGATTTAATATTATTCTTAGGCGACCAATTCTACGAACGAAATGGCGATTTCGGAATTCAAACTGCTCCTCTGGATAAGGCTATTTTGGATTATTTAAGAAAGTGGGTGCAATTTGGCTGGTCGTACCGGGAGTTGTTCCGGCATATTCCTTCGGCCTGCTTACCCGACGACCACGACATGTACCACGGCAACATCTGGGGAAGTGGAGGAAGAGCCGCCATTAACGCTGCCACTAAAAATGATCGGCAGGATAGCGGAGGCTACCAAATGCCGCCCGAATGGGTGAATTTAGCGCAACTCTGCCAGACCAGCCACATGCCCGATCCGTTTGATGCTACCCCGGTGTTGCAGAACATTTCGGTTTATTACACGCATTGGCAATACGGCGGTATTAGTTTTGGCATTATCGAGGACCGGAAATTCAAATCTGCCCCAAAAGAAATATTACCAGCAATGGCCAATGTACGCAATGGCTACGCCCAAAACCAAACTTTCGACATTCAGCAATTTAAAGAACCCGCAACCGTTCAGTTACTCGGCGACCGCCAGCTTGCATTTTTAAAATCCTGGACGCAAGACTGGTCTAAAAATACCCAATTTAAAGTGCTGGTTTCGGCTACGCCCTTTATGTGCCTGCAAACTTTACCGAAAGGCACGCTCAACGACTCGGTAACGGGTAAACTGGAAATTCCGGAACCCGGCCAATACATAGCCGGTGATTTCCCCACCCGCGACATGGATACGGATGGCTGGCCGCATAATCGTCGCGACGAAGTGGTAAAATTACTACGCCAAAGTTATACCTTTCATATTGCCGGGGACCAGCATTTACCGAGCGTAGTACAGTATGGCGAAGACAATCATGGGGATAGTGGGTTTGTATTTGCCGCACCCGCTTTAGGCAATATTTTCCCGCGCCGCTGGTGGCCCCCCGTTTCGGCCGATCACCAGCATTTACCCGGGCAACCCGCTTATACCGGCAATTTTACCGATGGCTTTAATAACAAAATAACGGTTCATGCAGTCGCTAACCCCCACAAAACCAATAAAGAACCAGCCATTGTTTACGACCGCGTTACGGGTTACGGCGTGGTAACTTTTAACAAGCAAAACAGAGACATTGTAGTAGAATGCTGGCCCCGGTTTGTTGATCCGCTGCAAAACCCCAAAGGGCAATATTTAGGCTGGCCCGTAACCATTCAGCAACAGCAAAATTATAACCGCAAAGAAACCGGCTTTTTACCTCTTCTTAAAATCGAAGGTTTAACTAACCCCGTTTTAGAAATTATTCACGAAAAAACGAATACGCCGGAATACACTATCCGGCTGAACACGTCTACCTTTAAACCGAAAGTTTTTGGCGAGGGTCCTTACACCATTGTGGTAAGCGACCCGGATTTACAAAAGAAAAAAGTGTTGAAAGGAATTGTTGTAAAAAATACCCAAGAACCTATTGTTATTACCGTTTAA
- a CDS encoding RagB/SusD family nutrient uptake outer membrane protein: MKNIMQASGQRWAFWLVLFTFLTGCEQELDQSPLDRFDSENFWVSEANTYLALTGVYRGNIKIKGTETLPSDWWSYAGLLFTEFATDNAYDRRGDNSAFHKLSNGTLTSNVDILNSYWANSYAKIARANYFLENVGKVTFNENRKKRFNAEARFLRATQYFYLAQFWGAVPLVTTTLTPETANKVAKNPKAEVVKFILDELTAAAADLPRHKDIPNPEKGRASKQAALAFVGRTLLGEARYTEAAEVYKTIIDLNDNIIDPDYAGLFQTSNENSNEIIFSSQFLENLAANSMNQHFFPAVAGGWHIFCPLGSIVESYEFTDGTPFSYTDARYTAADIGKDRDPRLRYNIIYNRNIFKNLRYVTHPDSAASPDQLGAGKQTTQTGYGLKKFCDEGFSGNLTNYGGNLPVIRYAEVLLSYLEAKLEAGQPIDQALLDATINKVRGRASVNMPPVTETNPEALRLILRRERRNELAFEGIRYWDIIRWKIGGEVLKADFYGAPFPGAVKTKIKGNTPDPFSRWYVTTRNFRPGVDEVWPIPQSEINVNPGLK; the protein is encoded by the coding sequence ATGAAAAATATAATGCAAGCCTCTGGGCAGCGGTGGGCTTTCTGGTTAGTGCTTTTTACCTTTTTAACCGGTTGCGAGCAAGAACTGGATCAATCGCCTTTAGATAGATTTGATAGCGAAAATTTCTGGGTAAGTGAAGCGAATACGTACCTGGCACTTACCGGCGTATACCGGGGCAATATTAAAATAAAAGGCACCGAAACTTTACCGAGCGATTGGTGGTCTTACGCGGGATTGTTATTTACTGAATTTGCCACCGATAATGCGTACGATCGCCGCGGCGACAATTCGGCCTTTCATAAATTATCCAACGGTACTTTAACCAGCAACGTGGATATCCTGAACAGCTACTGGGCTAATAGTTACGCCAAAATTGCCCGGGCTAATTACTTTTTAGAAAATGTAGGAAAAGTAACTTTCAACGAAAACCGGAAAAAAAGATTTAACGCCGAAGCCCGGTTCTTGCGGGCCACGCAATACTTTTATCTGGCTCAATTCTGGGGGGCGGTACCTTTAGTAACCACTACCCTCACGCCCGAAACCGCCAACAAGGTTGCTAAAAACCCGAAAGCGGAAGTAGTAAAATTTATTTTGGACGAATTAACCGCAGCCGCTGCGGATCTGCCCCGCCATAAAGATATACCCAATCCGGAAAAAGGCCGGGCCAGCAAGCAGGCCGCTTTGGCTTTCGTGGGCCGGACTTTGCTCGGAGAAGCCCGGTACACCGAAGCCGCCGAGGTTTATAAAACCATTATTGATTTAAACGACAATATTATTGACCCCGACTACGCTGGCTTGTTCCAGACATCTAATGAAAACAGCAACGAAATCATTTTCAGTTCGCAGTTTCTGGAGAACCTTGCCGCTAACAGCATGAACCAGCATTTCTTTCCGGCCGTGGCGGGCGGTTGGCACATCTTCTGCCCGCTGGGCAGTATCGTGGAGTCGTATGAATTTACGGATGGAACCCCCTTTTCGTATACGGATGCCCGGTATACGGCCGCCGATATTGGCAAGGATCGCGACCCCCGGTTACGGTACAATATTATCTACAACCGGAATATTTTTAAAAATTTACGCTATGTTACCCATCCGGATTCGGCCGCTTCACCGGATCAGTTAGGGGCCGGTAAACAAACCACCCAAACCGGTTATGGCTTAAAGAAATTCTGTGACGAAGGCTTTTCCGGTAACTTAACTAATTACGGGGGTAACCTCCCGGTTATTCGGTACGCCGAAGTACTGCTGAGTTATTTAGAAGCCAAATTGGAAGCCGGCCAGCCTATTGATCAGGCTTTATTGGATGCCACTATCAACAAAGTAAGAGGCCGAGCCTCGGTGAATATGCCTCCCGTTACGGAGACCAATCCGGAAGCGCTGCGCCTTATTTTGCGCCGCGAACGACGCAACGAATTGGCCTTTGAGGGAATCCGGTACTGGGATATCATTCGCTGGAAGATAGGCGGCGAAGTATTAAAAGCCGATTTTTACGGAGCACCATTTCCGGGAGCCGTAAAAACGAAAATCAAAGGCAATACGCCCGATCCATTTAGCCGCTGGTATGTAACCACCCGCAACTTCCGTCCCGGCGTGGATGAGGTATGGCCTATTCCTCAAAGTGAAATAAACGTTAATCCGGGTTTAAAATAA